GCCTGCTGCCGATCGAGTCCAAGCGTTATCGCGCCGCACTGGATCAGTACAAGACCTCCGGCTACGACGCCGCGGCGCTGCATGACTTGCACTTCTTCAAGAACTGCTCGTCGGTGGTCTCCATCGTTTCGTTGCCCAAGGACTACAAGCTGTCCTACATGGACCTGAACCGCCTCAAGACACACTTGAACAGCCTGTTCCCCAACACCACGCTCAAGCGTTACGCGCTGGTGATCGGCGCGTCGGCCAACCTGTCGCTGACTACCCTGATCGCCAAGAGTCCGTGCCTGTCGGATGACTTCCTGACGCTGATCGTGGCGTTCATCAAGCGTTGCTTCGCAAAAAACCAGTTCCGTTTCGACGACACGCTGGACAATGCGATTCTAGACTTCATCGTCAGCGACGAATTTGATGAAGAGCGTATTGATGACTTGCTCAACGAATACGAAAATCCGGCCAGGATCCTCGATACCAACTGGTATGCGATCAAGCCTATGTACGAGAAGAAGTACCGCGAGCTGATCGAAGACAAATCCAAGTTTGTCTCGATCAATGACATCCGGATTTCTCGCGAAAGCGTGAAGAAGGCCATCAAATACTTGCGCGAAATCTACCGTCATCGCATCGGCAAGACCCGGGTCATCTCGCTGAATCAACATACGGGCAAGACGGGCTACGGCTTGTAACGGAGCTCAATTGAGTCCCGTAGGACCGGCTTCAGCCGGGAGGGCTGCATTGCATGCCAGGCATCTGCATTGCCGCGCGTGCGGCTCTCCCGGCTAAAGCCGGACCTACGACTACAGCACCAACAGTGAGATTTTTCGCTACCCAAGTTCCAGGCCAGTTACCAGACTACCCATCCCCCGAGCCAATACGCACCAAAATCGACCATCTATAAAGCTGGCGCCCTATCCTGGACCAGCACCCAAGGCGCCACTACGACTGCCCAAAGTGTCGGATCCCGCTCCACCAGCTCTAGCGCCCGCGATTCAGCCACCTTGCCGACCTCGCCACTGGCAAGCCATGCGCTGACTTTATCTGCCTCGTTCCGAGCAACAGCCTGGGCGACCTCGATCAAATCCAGCGTCTGCTCGACCCACAACAGGGCACCGCGCGCAAAGAACGGTTGCAACTCCGTCCAGGTAATTGATGCCGTCTCGCCGAGCAGTTTGGCATAGAGGGTGCTTGGTTCTTCGCTCATGGGTTCCACCGAAAAGAAAATCGACGCAAATGATAGCGCCGAGTCTGCTCCAGACAAACCCAGATACAAGTAATTGATTGCAGGGAAGATCAGGAAAACCAAGGGTTTGAAGGTCGATTGGGCAAGTCGAACCGCTTGATTCTGTATCTTTCGTACAATTTAGCGACATCAATCGGTTTTGCCCCCCGCAGCCAGCTTTCCAAGCGATCAATCGGCGCTCTAAACTGTTCCGGTACAGTTGCCGGGGGGAAGATCGGAATCTATCAATCCGGTCCTGCAGCTTTGGCGTCAGGATTATAAAAATTAAAACACAAGAGTGGAGCATCATGACTAAGGGTACTAAGAAGCTTTCCAAGCTGTTTGCCGCACTGGTTATGGCGGGGGTTGCCAGCCATTCATTCGCAGCAGACACCATCAAGATCGGCATCGCCGGCCCGAAAACCGGTGCAGTCGCCCAGTACGGCGACATGCAGTTCAGCGGCGCCAAAATGGCCATTGAACAGATCAACGCCAAAGGTGGCGTAGATGGCAAGAAGCTCGAAGCGGTTGAATACGACGACGCCTGCGATCCGAAACAAGCGGTAGCGGTCGCCAACAAAGTCGTCAACGACGGCGTCAAGTTTGTGGTGGGTCACCTGTGCTCCAGCTCCACCCAACCGGCTTCGGACATTTACGAAGACGAACGCATCATCATGGTGACTCCGGCTGCAACCAGCCCGGAAATCACCGCTCGTGGCTACAAGATGATTTTCCGTACCATCGGCCTGGACAGCGCTCAAGGCCCGGCGGCAGGCAATTACATCGCCAAGCAGGTGAAGCCTAAAATCGTTGCGGTCATCCACGACAAACAGCAGTACGGCGAAGGCATCGCGACCGCCGTCAAGCAGACCCTGGAAAAAGACGGCGTCAAAGTCGCTCTGTTCGAAGGCATCAACGCTGGCGACAAGGACTTCTCGTCGCTGATCGCCAAGATGAAGCAAGC
This genomic window from Pseudomonas sp. G.S.17 contains:
- a CDS encoding DUF2288 domain-containing protein; translation: MSEEPSTLYAKLLGETASITWTELQPFFARGALLWVEQTLDLIEVAQAVARNEADKVSAWLASGEVGKVAESRALELVERDPTLWAVVVAPWVLVQDRAPAL
- a CDS encoding branched-chain amino acid ABC transporter substrate-binding protein gives rise to the protein MTKGTKKLSKLFAALVMAGVASHSFAADTIKIGIAGPKTGAVAQYGDMQFSGAKMAIEQINAKGGVDGKKLEAVEYDDACDPKQAVAVANKVVNDGVKFVVGHLCSSSTQPASDIYEDERIIMVTPAATSPEITARGYKMIFRTIGLDSAQGPAAGNYIAKQVKPKIVAVIHDKQQYGEGIATAVKQTLEKDGVKVALFEGINAGDKDFSSLIAKMKQANVDFVYYGGYHPELGLILRQAQEKGLKAGFMGPEGVGNASISQIAQDASEGLLVTLPASFDQDPANKALVEAFKAKKEDPSGPFVFPAYAAVQVIAEAIKTANSEDTTKVAAAIHDGTFKTPMGDLSYDAKGDLKDFKFVVYTWHKDGTKTEAPVK